The following is a genomic window from Chryseobacterium ginsenosidimutans.
CGACAACCCAAAAATCAATTACGGAACAGGCGGAATGCTTGGCGGAAGAAAATATATGGTTACCACAAGCTGGAATGCTCCCGAAACAGCTTTCACGCTTCCCGGAGAATTCTTCAGTGAAACCAGTGTGGATAACGGACCGTTATTTGGTTTTCACAGAATGAATGCCTTCGTTTCTCTTGAAAAGATGGAAAGTTTTCACTTTCATGACGTAGAAAAAAATGCTGATGTCGAACGTGATATGAAAATATACAAAGAGCATCTTAAAAATGTATTCCAACAAGAATTAAAACCACAATTAGTCTAATGAAAATTTATCTTACCGCAATTATAAAAGCCAAAGAAAAATATAGAGCCGAAGTATTGGAAGTTCTTCAAAATATGGTTAAAGAAACTCAAAAAGAAGAAGCCGTCGAATTGTACACACTTCATCAGGGAACTGAGGATAAAAATCAGTTCGTTTTCTACGAAATCTGGAAAAATGAGGAAGGTCTTGAGAAACATAATCAGCAACCTTATATTCAGGCTTTCGGAGATTTAATTGATAAAAAACTACAGGAAAAACCGCAAATTTATTTAACCAACATTATTTAAATATGAAAAAAATAGCGTTTTTACTACTTGCGCTTTTCGCAATAGGACATGTACAATCACAAAGCAAAAAGTCAAAAATTATGAAAAAGAAAATTTTATTTGTCGTTACAAGCCATGACAAGAAAGGGGACACCGGCGAAGACACCGGCTATTATCTTGGGGAAGTTTCGCATCCTTGGGAAGTTCTTCACAATGCAGGTTACGAAATCGATTTCGTAAGTCCGAAAGGTGGAACACCTCCTGTTGACGGATTTGATTTGAAAGACCCCGTAAACAAAGAATTCTGGGAAAATAAAGAATACAAAAATAAAATTGATCATTCTTTGAGACCTTCTGAAGTGAATTCAAATGATTATTCCACGATATTTTATGCGGGAGGCCATGGTGCGATGTGGGATTTTGCAGACAATACAGAATTATCAGCAATTGCTTCAAAAATTTATGAAAACGGAGGAATTGTAGCCGCAGTTTGTCACGGACCGGCCGGTTTGGTGAATATCAAATTAAATAATGGGAAATATTTGGTTGATGGCAAAAAAATCAATGCTTTCACCAATGAAGAAGAATCTGAAGTAAAACTGACAAATGTTGTTCCTTTTCTTTTGGAAGAAAAATTAAAAGAACGAGGCGCAAAATTTGAAAAATCAGGTCTTTGGCAGAATCATGTGGTGGCAGATCATAGAGTAATTACAGGACAAAATCCTCAGTCAGCAAAAAGTGTAGGTGAAGCCATTTTACAAGAATTGAACACAAAAAATTAACAATGGAATATAGAAAATTAGGAGACACAGATTTAGAACTTTCAGTGATTACTCACGGAGCCTTCGCAATCGGTGGAAATATGTGGGGTGGAAATGAAAAACAAGATTCTATTAACTCGATTCATGCTTCTCTGGATAACGGTGTAACATCCATCGATACAGCTCCTTTCTATGGTTTTGGATTGAGTGAGGAAATGATCGGAGAAGCAATTAATGGAAAAGACCGCTCAAAAATTCAGTTGCTGACAAAATTCGGATTGGTTTGGGACGGAAGCAATAACGGAAAAGGTGAATTTTTCTTCGATGCTGAAGAAAATGGTGTAAAAATTCCTGTTTATAAATTCGCTGCAAAAGAGAATATCATTAAAGAAGTTGAGGAAAGTCTGAAAAGATTAGGAACAGATTACATTGATCTTTTACAACTTCACTGGCCGGATTCTACAACACCAATTAGCGAAACAATGGAGGCTTTGGAACTGTTGATTCAACAAGGAAAAATTCGTGCGGCAGGTGTGAGTAATTATTCTGTTGATCAAATAGAAGAAGCCAATAAAACGTTGCAGTTAGCAAGTAATCAGGTTTCTTACAGTATGTTGAACCGTACGATTGAAAATGATCTGGTTCCCTATTCTTTAGAAAATAATTCAGCGATTATCGTCTATAGCCCAATGGAAAGAGGTCTTTTGACAGGAAAATATTTCAAAGAAGATAAATTAAAAGAAAATGATCACAGAAACGGATATTTTTCCCAGTTTGATTTAAATAAAGTAAAAAATTTCTTAGACAAAATCGAGCCGATTGCTCAACAAAAAAGTGCCACACTTTCACAATTG
Proteins encoded in this region:
- a CDS encoding NAD(P)H-dependent oxidoreductase, whose translation is MKKVLIINGGQNFGHSGGKYNNTIAESTLEVLKTFGNIEVKITNVGEGYDKNEEVQKFVWADYIIYHTPIWWFQLPNGLKKYIDEVFTAGHAKGIYMSDGRTSDNPKINYGTGGMLGGRKYMVTTSWNAPETAFTLPGEFFSETSVDNGPLFGFHRMNAFVSLEKMESFHFHDVEKNADVERDMKIYKEHLKNVFQQELKPQLV
- a CDS encoding putative quinol monooxygenase; this encodes MKIYLTAIIKAKEKYRAEVLEVLQNMVKETQKEEAVELYTLHQGTEDKNQFVFYEIWKNEEGLEKHNQQPYIQAFGDLIDKKLQEKPQIYLTNII
- a CDS encoding type 1 glutamine amidotransferase domain-containing protein; translation: MKKKILFVVTSHDKKGDTGEDTGYYLGEVSHPWEVLHNAGYEIDFVSPKGGTPPVDGFDLKDPVNKEFWENKEYKNKIDHSLRPSEVNSNDYSTIFYAGGHGAMWDFADNTELSAIASKIYENGGIVAAVCHGPAGLVNIKLNNGKYLVDGKKINAFTNEEESEVKLTNVVPFLLEEKLKERGAKFEKSGLWQNHVVADHRVITGQNPQSAKSVGEAILQELNTKN
- a CDS encoding aldo/keto reductase translates to MEYRKLGDTDLELSVITHGAFAIGGNMWGGNEKQDSINSIHASLDNGVTSIDTAPFYGFGLSEEMIGEAINGKDRSKIQLLTKFGLVWDGSNNGKGEFFFDAEENGVKIPVYKFAAKENIIKEVEESLKRLGTDYIDLLQLHWPDSTTPISETMEALELLIQQGKIRAAGVSNYSVDQIEEANKTLQLASNQVSYSMLNRTIENDLVPYSLENNSAIIVYSPMERGLLTGKYFKEDKLKENDHRNGYFSQFDLNKVKNFLDKIEPIAQQKSATLSQLVLLWTTLQPAITVVLAGARNAQQAIENAKAMSFDLSQEELNFINSELKEI